In Candidatus Manganitrophus morganii, the genomic window TTCATTCCGGAGATCGGCGAGTTTATCACCGCCGTTCCGGCGCAGATGCGGGTGGGAGAGGGATGGTATGCCGGGACCGCCGATGCGATCAACCAAAATCGCTATCTCCTCGAGCGGAGCGGTGCGGAGTATGTCCTGATTCTCGCCGGCGATCACATCTATCGGATGGATTACGCCCGGATGCTGGAGGAGCATGCCCGCCGAAAATTCGACGTGACGGTCGCCTGCATGCCGGTGCCGATCGCCGATGCCCGCTCCTTCGGCGTCATCGACGTCGACCCGGAGCTCCGGGTCCGGAGTTTCATTGAAAAATCCCCCCATCCCCCGACCTTGCCGAATGACCCTCAACATGCCCTCGCCTCGATGGGGGTTTACGTCTTCAATCTTCCTTTTCTCCTGAAGGTCCTCGCCCAAGACCACGAAGACGACACCTCCGGTCACGATTTCGGGAAAAATATTCTCCCGAGCATCATCGATACCCACGCCGTCGGGGCGTATCATTTCGGCGGCAAGGAGGGCCGGGTCACCCGCGACGGTTACTGGCGCGATGTCGGAACCCTGGATGCGTACTACCAGGCGAATATGGATCTCATCGAGCCGGTCCCGCCGATCGATCTCTACCAGAGCGACTGGGGGATTCGGACCTACCACGGCCAATATCCCGCGGCCCGGATGGCCCCTTCGGCCACCGGCGAGGCGGGATCGGTCGTCAACACCCTGTTGGCCGGAGGGGATGTCATTATCGGCGCAAGGGTTCTCCATTCGATCCTCTCGCCGAATGTTTGGGTCGAATCGGGGGCGCTCGTCGAGGATGCGATTCTGTTCGAAGGGGTTCAGGTCGGCGCCAGGGCCCGCCTGCGGCGCTGCATTCTGGATAAAGGGGTCCGTGTTCCGGCGGGAGAGACGATCGGTTGGAATCACGAACAAGATCGCTGCCGGGGATTTACGATCTCTGAGGAAGGGGTCGTGGTGGTTCCGAAAGAATACAAGTTCTAAAAGACATGAGGCGTGAGGAGTAAAAGATTTAAGCGCTTTCGACCTTACCCCTTACGCCTCACCCTCGCGCCTCCCGTTACTTCGATCTGATAATTTGCACCTTCTTGATCACCACCTCGGTTTTGGGGCGGTCGCGTTCGTCGCGCGGGAGGGCGACGATCTTCTTGACCACCTCCTGGCCTTCGATGACCTGGCCGAAGATCGTGTGACGGTTGTTCAACCAATCGGTCGCTCCTTCCGTAATAAAGAACTGGCTCCCGTTGGTATTGCGGCCGGCGTTCGCCATTGCCAGGCGGCCGGGGCGATCGAATTTCAAGTTGGCCGAGAACTCATCCTCAAATTGGTAGCCGGGTCCTCCGCTCCCGTTCCCGAGCGGATCTCCCCCTTGGATCATAAAGCCGGGAATGACGCGATGAAAGATCACGCCGTCGTAGAGCGGCCGCTTCACCTTTTGTCTCGTTTTCGGATCGGTCCACTCTTTGGTTCCCTCGGCCAGCTCGATGAAGTTCGCCACCGTTTTCGGGGCCTCTTTCTCAAAGAGCTCCAGGGTGATTTTCCCCTGCGACGTCTCCATCACCGCGTAAACGCCGGGAGGGAGCTTCTTCTCCTCGGCCGCTCCCTCGGGAATGAGGGCCAAACCAACGACAATGAAACTTAAGATCCAGAGAGTCAGCTGCATTCAAACCTCCTTGAAAGTAAAAGACGGGGCGATCTTAATATAAGTCGGGCGTCGTTGGCAAGCGGGAGGTGAAGGCGCCGGACGAAGGTCTTTGGGGGCTGGTATTTGGGGTTCGACTTCAAGTACAATAGAAAAAACATAGACACGGACCGATTGGTTAATCCTGAACCACCTTGAAGGGGAGAGACATGGAGAAAAAGTGGGCCGTCCAGGGAGACGTCAAGGTCGAATTCCCGATGAGTGCCGTCATTGATATGTATTCTTTTTTCGAAGAGATCAAAGAGAAATGGGCGGATGATCCGGAGCTTCACGATTCGCTCAACCACTTCGAGCTGGAGATCAAAAAAGACGATTTTCACTACCGAATGGGAGAAATCTCAATCAAAGATCTCTTAAGAGATTACAAGATGGACGATCTCTACCAGCAAGCGAAAGCCGAGCTCCCCTTAAAAGAAGCGCTCCGCCTTTTTGTCTCCTTCCTCCAGCTGGAACAGCGGCTACCGCAAAAGGTCCTTAAAGATGTCGATTACCAGAACAAGCGGGCCTGCTTCGTGATGGCCCTGGAAGAGAATAAGTTGAGAACTCCCGATTGGAAAGAGATGCGTCCCTTTCCGGTGGTCCGCCTCAGCTTCGATGTGGAAGAGGAGAATCAGGCGGAGGTGATTCCGATCCGTCCCGAAAACCAGAACCACTCCCCCCGGGCAAAACGAAAATAGAGCTCTTTCGGTGTTCCGATTCCGTAGGGGCACAGCATGCTGTGCCCCTACACAACCACCGACCATCGATCCACAGTCAACCCGCGCAGAGCGCCTCAAGCTCCTTGGGCTCCATCTCCGTCAGGCTTCTGATAATCCGATCGGCCTTGCCCTCCAAACTTTCCCGCGCATAGGAGTTGGTGACCGCCAGACATTTCATCCCCGCCAGGCGGGCCGCTTCCACCCCATGAAGGGAGTCTTCAATCACCACGCATTCGTCCGGCCGGATCGGTGGGTTCGGCGCCGGCGGCAGCTCGTTTAGCTTTGCGAGCGCCATGAGGAAGGCCTCCGGGTGGGGTTTCCCGTTCTTCACGTCCTGCGCGCTTACGATCACCGGAAACGCCGACCGCATCCCCCCTTTATCGAGGGCAAACTTGATCTCCCCTCGAAAAGCGCCGGAGGCGATCGCCAGCCGGTAGACCCCTGCCGCCTTCTTCACAAACTCCACCACCCCCGGATAGAGATAGAGCTCCTGCTGAGAGAGGGTCCGATAGACGGCCATTTTCCGAATAATCAAATCCTTGAGGATCTTGTTGTTGAT contains:
- the glgC gene encoding glucose-1-phosphate adenylyltransferase gives rise to the protein MQVVDKTLSIVLAGGVGSRLHPLTADRAKPAVPFGGIYRIIDFTLSNCLHSGLRRILILTQYKSHSLHKHLRDGWSIFIPEIGEFITAVPAQMRVGEGWYAGTADAINQNRYLLERSGAEYVLILAGDHIYRMDYARMLEEHARRKFDVTVACMPVPIADARSFGVIDVDPELRVRSFIEKSPHPPTLPNDPQHALASMGVYVFNLPFLLKVLAQDHEDDTSGHDFGKNILPSIIDTHAVGAYHFGGKEGRVTRDGYWRDVGTLDAYYQANMDLIEPVPPIDLYQSDWGIRTYHGQYPAARMAPSATGEAGSVVNTLLAGGDVIIGARVLHSILSPNVWVESGALVEDAILFEGVQVGARARLRRCILDKGVRVPAGETIGWNHEQDRCRGFTISEEGVVVVPKEYKF
- a CDS encoding peptidylprolyl isomerase, which codes for METSQGKITLELFEKEAPKTVANFIELAEGTKEWTDPKTRQKVKRPLYDGVIFHRVIPGFMIQGGDPLGNGSGGPGYQFEDEFSANLKFDRPGRLAMANAGRNTNGSQFFITEGATDWLNNRHTIFGQVIEGQEVVKKIVALPRDERDRPKTEVVIKKVQIIRSK
- a CDS encoding HAD family phosphatase encodes the protein MLKAIIFDCDGVIVDSEPQHMKALQQILQEEGITLSKEEYYSKYLAMDDKGCFETALAAHQRPINNKILKDLIIRKMAVYRTLSQQELYLYPGVVEFVKKAAGVYRLAIASGAFRGEIKFALDKGGMRSAFPVIVSAQDVKNGKPHPEAFLMALAKLNELPPAPNPPIRPDECVVIEDSLHGVEAARLAGMKCLAVTNSYARESLEGKADRIIRSLTEMEPKELEALCAG